Proteins encoded in a region of the Acidobacteriota bacterium genome:
- a CDS encoding FAD-dependent oxidoreductase, giving the protein MTPFSEINNNADGFDFELGIDGYNFSDLYDAEKLRELAEKFYAEVAEKEPVLGDALQKYIAARGEGFERRVESKILTDAAPFLSDFVGRIFRISREREAIEKAILEQDPIWKYKFFVQRRAIKSYKPESIAELNLNELNLAVTEMRNRAFDETLVFDDELGIATMAARLTEAEEAFQKDPNANGANKAAVDNIQALYDRQKDQAFGKVFTEHIIKTDATGEMLTVKAALSILEAWSAAEFYKKEKRWKAFKTPHALDYQNLVHLIHPEPKLHNIMRGSEEELRRRDGFKLTDDRGTMRDALYEIDYCMICHEREKDACSTGLREPSGEPKRNPLGIKTEGCPLDERISEMHLLKKQGDPIGSLAIITIDNPMCAGTGHRICNDCMKGCIFQKQEPVNIPLAETASLTDVLDLPYGFEIYSLLTRWNPLNAKRPFALPYNGKNVLVVGLGPAGYTLSQYLLNEGFGVVGIDGLKIEPLPDEWTGKLGTECPRPVKDISEITEELDERILSGFGGVSEYGITVRWDKNFLTMVQLLLQRRKRFRAYGGVRFGGTVTIEDAWDFGFDHIAIATGAGRPTIVPMKNNLIRGIRQASDFLMSLQLTGAFKKDTLSNLQVRLPAVVIGGGLTGVDTATELFAYYPVQVEKMLAKYEDVIAEFGEEATLANFDAEERAMMLEFLDHGRMIRAERKRAAAAGVEPNFVPLVRSWGGVSLVYRKRLQDSPAYRLNHEEVQKALEEGINIVELMSPTEAVPDEFGAVKALKFEAVNYDAETGKFANSGEIHEFPARTVCVAAGTSPNVIYEKEKPGTFQLDEWRQFFKPFKVQRNGDGKPYVAEAAKGEPAFFTSYEHEGKFISYYGDNHPQYAGNVVKAMASAKHGYSKVVELFADEFAEQGAVPQKERDAIFDKLIATLDEELRAYVVKVVRLTPTIVDVIVKAPLQARKFEPGQFYRLQNFETQAPVVDGTRLMMEGLALTGAWVDEKAGLLSMIVLEMGTSSRLCSLLKEGEEVLVMGPTGTPTEIPENETVLLAGGGLGNAVLFSIARALREKHNKVVYFAGYKNSADLFKREEIENATDQVIWATDAGDFIEPHRPQDAHYRGNIVQAMVAYAEGGLGEQTVNLGEIDRIIAIGSDRMMNGVREARHSVLKPFLKEQHVAIGSINSPMQCMMKEVCAQCLQRHVNPHTGEEFFVFSCFNQDQHLDFVDFKNLNDRLRANSVQEKLTNLWLDRAFGKEEFKRLYGKAA; this is encoded by the coding sequence ATGACGCCATTTTCCGAGATAAATAATAATGCCGACGGGTTCGACTTCGAACTCGGCATCGACGGTTATAATTTCTCAGATCTTTATGATGCAGAGAAGCTCCGAGAGCTTGCCGAAAAGTTCTACGCCGAGGTCGCCGAAAAGGAACCCGTGCTCGGCGATGCCTTGCAGAAATACATTGCCGCCCGCGGCGAGGGCTTCGAGCGAAGGGTCGAATCAAAGATATTGACCGATGCCGCACCGTTTCTTTCTGACTTTGTCGGGCGGATCTTTCGTATCTCGCGGGAACGCGAGGCGATCGAGAAAGCCATCCTCGAACAGGACCCGATCTGGAAATACAAGTTCTTTGTCCAGCGGCGAGCGATCAAGTCCTATAAGCCTGAGTCGATAGCCGAGCTTAACCTCAATGAGCTGAATTTGGCCGTCACCGAAATGCGGAACCGGGCATTTGATGAGACGCTCGTCTTTGATGATGAGCTTGGCATTGCCACGATGGCCGCCCGGTTGACCGAGGCCGAAGAGGCATTCCAGAAAGACCCGAATGCGAACGGAGCAAACAAGGCAGCGGTCGATAACATTCAGGCCCTTTACGACAGACAGAAGGATCAAGCATTCGGCAAGGTCTTTACCGAGCACATTATCAAAACGGACGCGACGGGCGAGATGCTTACCGTAAAGGCAGCACTTTCGATCCTCGAAGCTTGGTCGGCGGCCGAGTTCTACAAGAAAGAAAAGCGTTGGAAGGCGTTCAAAACTCCGCACGCGCTCGACTATCAGAACCTCGTTCATCTGATCCACCCGGAACCGAAGCTCCACAACATAATGCGCGGGAGCGAGGAAGAACTTCGTCGGCGCGACGGCTTTAAGCTGACGGACGACCGTGGCACGATGCGCGACGCGCTCTACGAGATCGATTACTGCATGATCTGCCACGAGCGCGAAAAGGACGCCTGTTCGACCGGGCTCCGCGAGCCCTCAGGCGAGCCAAAGCGCAACCCGCTCGGCATCAAGACCGAAGGCTGCCCGCTCGACGAACGCATCTCGGAAATGCACCTGCTCAAAAAGCAGGGCGACCCGATCGGAAGCCTCGCGATCATCACCATCGATAACCCGATGTGTGCCGGAACCGGCCACCGCATCTGCAACGACTGTATGAAGGGCTGCATCTTCCAAAAGCAGGAGCCGGTCAACATCCCTTTGGCCGAGACGGCTTCGCTGACGGACGTGCTCGACCTGCCCTATGGCTTTGAGATCTATAGCCTTCTAACGCGATGGAACCCGCTCAATGCGAAACGCCCGTTTGCACTGCCTTACAACGGCAAGAACGTGCTTGTCGTCGGGCTCGGGCCGGCCGGTTACACGCTCTCGCAATATCTGCTCAACGAAGGTTTTGGCGTGGTCGGCATCGATGGCCTCAAGATCGAGCCGCTCCCGGACGAATGGACCGGCAAGCTCGGAACCGAGTGCCCGCGGCCGGTGAAAGATATTTCGGAGATCACGGAAGAGCTTGATGAGCGAATTCTCTCGGGCTTTGGCGGCGTTTCGGAATACGGCATCACGGTTCGCTGGGACAAGAATTTTCTGACGATGGTCCAGCTTTTGCTCCAGCGGCGGAAACGCTTTCGGGCTTACGGCGGCGTCCGCTTTGGCGGGACGGTGACGATCGAGGACGCATGGGATTTTGGTTTTGATCATATCGCGATCGCGACCGGTGCCGGCCGCCCGACCATCGTCCCGATGAAAAACAACCTGATCCGCGGCATTCGCCAGGCTTCGGACTTCCTGATGTCGCTCCAGCTTACGGGTGCCTTCAAGAAAGACACGCTCTCGAACCTGCAGGTGCGGCTGCCGGCGGTGGTCATCGGCGGCGGGCTTACTGGAGTCGACACGGCGACCGAGCTTTTCGCTTACTATCCGGTGCAGGTCGAAAAGATGCTCGCGAAATACGAAGACGTTATCGCCGAATTTGGCGAGGAAGCGACGCTTGCAAACTTTGACGCCGAAGAGCGGGCAATGATGCTCGAATTTCTCGACCACGGCCGCATGATCCGGGCCGAGCGCAAGCGTGCCGCGGCCGCTGGAGTAGAACCGAATTTCGTCCCGCTTGTGCGTTCATGGGGCGGCGTTTCGCTTGTTTACCGAAAGCGGCTGCAGGATTCGCCCGCCTATCGGCTCAACCACGAGGAAGTGCAGAAAGCACTCGAGGAAGGTATCAACATCGTCGAGTTGATGTCGCCGACCGAGGCTGTGCCGGACGAGTTTGGGGCGGTGAAGGCCTTGAAGTTTGAGGCCGTCAATTACGACGCCGAGACCGGTAAGTTCGCGAACTCCGGCGAGATACACGAATTCCCTGCGAGGACGGTCTGCGTGGCCGCGGGCACCTCGCCGAACGTCATCTATGAGAAGGAAAAGCCGGGAACATTCCAGCTTGATGAATGGCGGCAGTTCTTTAAGCCGTTCAAAGTCCAGCGGAACGGCGACGGCAAACCGTACGTGGCCGAGGCTGCAAAGGGCGAGCCGGCGTTCTTTACCTCATACGAGCACGAGGGCAAATTTATCTCCTACTACGGCGACAATCACCCGCAGTATGCCGGCAATGTCGTAAAGGCGATGGCCTCGGCAAAGCACGGGTATTCGAAAGTGGTCGAGCTTTTTGCCGATGAATTTGCCGAACAAGGCGCGGTGCCGCAGAAGGAACGCGATGCGATCTTCGACAAGCTCATCGCCACGCTCGACGAAGAGCTTCGGGCTTACGTTGTGAAGGTCGTAAGGCTGACGCCGACCATCGTCGATGTCATCGTAAAGGCTCCGCTGCAGGCGAGGAAATTTGAGCCCGGGCAGTTCTACCGGCTGCAGAATTTTGAGACGCAGGCACCGGTCGTCGACGGCACACGGCTGATGATGGAAGGGCTTGCACTGACGGGTGCATGGGTCGATGAAAAGGCCGGGCTGCTTTCAATGATCGTGCTCGAGATGGGCACATCCTCGCGGCTCTGCTCGCTCCTGAAGGAAGGCGAGGAAGTGCTCGTAATGGGCCCGACCGGAACTCCGACCGAGATACCGGAGAACGAGACGGTCCTGCTTGCGGGCGGAGGCCTCGGCAACGCGGTGCTCTTTTCGATCGCACGTGCCTTGAGGGAAAAGCACAACAAGGTCGTTTACTTTGCCGGCTACAAAAACAGCGCCGACCTCTTCAAACGCGAGGAAATAGAGAACGCGACCGACCAGGTGATCTGGGCGACGGACGCGGGCGATTTTATCGAACCGCACCGGCCGCAGGACGCCCACTACCGCGGCAATATCGTCCAGGCGATGGTGGCATATGCCGAGGGCGGGCTCGGCGAGCAAACCGTGAACTTGGGTGAGATCGACCGCATCATCGCCATCGGGTCTGACCGGATGATGAACGGCGTCCGCGAGGCACGCCACAGCGTGCTCAAGCCTTTCCTGAAAGAGCAGCACGTTGCCATCGGCTCAATAAACAGCCCGATGCAATGCATGATGAAGGAGGTCTGTGCACAGTGTCTGCAGCGGCACGTCAACCCGCACACCGGCGAGGAGTTCTTCGTCTTCTCATGCTTTAACCAGGATCAGCACCTCGACTTCGTCGATTTCAAGAACCTAAACGACCGTCTCCGGGCCAACAGCGTTCAAGAGAAACTAACGAACCTCTGGCTGGACCGTGCATTTGGAAAGGAGGAATTCAAGAGGCTTTACGGAAAAGCTGCTTAG